Below is a window of candidate division TA06 bacterium DNA.
TCGTACCCGGCCCCGGCCCGGACGATGACCTTCAGGTTCTTTGCCGCCTCGATCACTGCCGCATCGGCCTTGTCCGAACGGATGATCATGGCATCGGCATCGGCCGCGGCCTTCAGCAGGTCGGCCTTGTCGGTGTATTTTTCCAGCTTGACCAGCTCGTAGCCGGCCGCGGTGAAGATCTTGGAGATCCCTTCCACCGCCACCTTGGCGAAGGGTTTTTCGGTGGCCAACAGCACTTTTTTTGCCATGATCGTCTCCCTTATTTATGATAATTCTTTTATGATGTGTTTTGCCAAATGCTCGTCGATCTCGGTATGTCTGGGCACCGGTTGTTGTTTGCCGGTGGCCGGGTTCTTGAATAGATCGTGCCGTCCGCCCCGGCGAACCAGGATGCAGCTCAGGCCGGACAAGGTTTTGATGAGATCTTTCCTCTTCATACCGAAAGGGCCAGCTCCTTGATCTTGTGCTGGGCAGGCACTTCATCCATCATCATCAATTGGTAGGCATCCCTCATGTTTTCTTCAAGTTCCTTAAGGGTCTCGCCCTGGCTCATGATCTCAGGATGTTCAAGAAGCTTGCCCACCCAGTATTTCTTGCCCTTCCAATAGATCATGTTTATTTTTGTTTTCATATAACCTCCACGGGTATTATGCTTACGATCATTTCCTGATTGTCCAACCTTAAAATGGTATCAAAACCGGCTTTAAAAGTCAACAGCCAACCGCCGGCGACCCGGCGGTTGGGATATGCTTCAGCGGTACGCATCCTTCCTATCGTCAATTGTCAGCAGGTAGACGATCCGCTCCTTGCTGTCTCTGGAGTAAAACAGGCGGTAATCGCCGATCCGGTACCGCCAGGTGTCCGGCGAATAGCCTCGCAGCTTTCTGATCTGGGGGCCGTAGTATGGTTCCTGCCTTAACCGGGGATAGACGTATTCCCTGATCTTCCGCTCCAGGAATTCCCTCCGGGCCGGCTCCAGCCGCTTCAGGCGGGCCAGGAACTCGGCGGTCTCGAAGATGCGGAACTCAGGCAAAGCGGCCCTTTCGGGCCTTGGCGTCGCGCCGGCCGCGCTTAAGGCTGGCATTAAGGGATTTATCCGGCTTTATTTCCGCCATTTCGGCCTCGTCAGCCAGGCTGGATTCTTCGATGTAGCGCAGGGCCGCGGTCTCGATGAAATTGGACAGCGGCCGGTTGTCGCGCTGGGACAGGATGCGGAACATTTTGTAGGCCTTGTCGTCCAGCCGCAGGGTAATGGTGGTTGGCATGGCGTTTCTCCGTTAATTAGTTTTCACTGAAAAAGAAGTGACAAATATGCAGTAAACATGCGGATTTCACTTC
It encodes the following:
- a CDS encoding type II toxin-antitoxin system HicB family antitoxin, with translation MKTKINMIYWKGKKYWVGKLLEHPEIMSQGETLKELEENMRDAYQLMMMDEVPAQHKIKELALSV
- a CDS encoding CopG family transcriptional regulator, with amino-acid sequence MPTTITLRLDDKAYKMFRILSQRDNRPLSNFIETAALRYIEESSLADEAEMAEIKPDKSLNASLKRGRRDAKARKGRFA
- a CDS encoding type II toxin-antitoxin system HicA family toxin — translated: MKRKDLIKTLSGLSCILVRRGGRHDLFKNPATGKQQPVPRHTEIDEHLAKHIIKELS
- a CDS encoding type II toxin-antitoxin system RelE/ParE family toxin encodes the protein MPEFRIFETAEFLARLKRLEPARREFLERKIREYVYPRLRQEPYYGPQIRKLRGYSPDTWRYRIGDYRLFYSRDSKERIVYLLTIDDRKDAYR